A single region of the Polyodon spathula isolate WHYD16114869_AA chromosome 40, ASM1765450v1, whole genome shotgun sequence genome encodes:
- the LOC121304819 gene encoding uncharacterized protein LOC121304819 isoform X1, producing MPEWAHRPGEKKNSNQDERQKHGLRQDSDRLKCSQVNPAPPRPSSVSSLGGIVARMASSEPLSGGSCTSVNTVCSDSDRPVSLSSSASSASLPESHASFGSRGSLGGSLPYGSTPQYHAPQRNGSDISLDLTPLSQLEPRPAGVLPRHPLSPWASQQEGRPKLTREERVVLEIVETEQAYVQDLKSIVEDYLGCIIDCGDLPLKPDEVSTLFCNIEDIYEFNSELLEDLERCSHAVAIAECFVERSEAFDIYTLYCMNYPNSVAVLRECMKTESLVRFFRERQTSLSHSLPLETYLLKPVQRILKYHLLLQELLKHFDKSQSGYEVIEEALITMTAVAWYINDMKRKQEHAVRLQEIESVLLNWAGPDLSGFGELVLEGTFRVQRVKKERAFFLFDKMLLIAKKRGDSFIYSTHIFCCNLLLCENLKDPLSFKVSDQTIPKQQYIVQTRNQEEKRLWLHYLKRLIVENHPASLPQKARQVLGDSCPPYPQAMQFNSETLGKPASSPRLDDCRGYHRGRRQSEPPEFLYSPEKARKHAPLLSVEGSTPFRRGRRQSAPAKEIEKAFPQNLKLKHAGSERELHPAVEPVCSSISTSTLASSVIEVETRGREEVEEEEETPTLSITEEILEFISQSRARELEEAGGGEMAQPPAAEEGHLQVDPVLEEGTSVDLGATAQGLNKEDLQSALEVVDLDEEDSSGGEPLGSRGEVRVKELEPHAPASESSEEEEEGRLESGPSPLHVLEELELEEGAGEPETPNPERSNFEEELNLEGPTGNPFSLEDGPAQGVAAANRSDPLQSEAKATLTKDDRLLIEKIKNYYETGEAIAPQLQRRDSISFIPAGLVKDSVSRFHILVQQDSICESEAGRSESSETEARLSLCRQTSAAESKMSDFRDTLEAEREWGEEGGRDPKTEKARGEGVCRQEEPESEYRSCTELMKVWKEKERRASRRDQEGTEAKDFEKTVIQEDISEANRKGGGGGGEEIFGMASSIGHCKTALVSERQPNEESCCPREDPGPFPSPDVTGISLYEGGGGEFCLAENSEKIISKVQMLARMYSARIGCSKTPLHRKVWERSRGLAGRREIEETEKKPDCKATGGLRVPREPQLYGHVIIREQLSTNYVQENQYIISAAKENAWVFESSNTRTAPHRPGTLEPHTEASESTEPANVDTSRQTDPPKPEQARPVTPSTDPSPEVADFELNSQRSLEAVPGIQSHLEPEIHPEVVCNPTTYDNEKSVSGAPLPVSESAFREESSACSRIDKRLDSRSATSVGKAEQSLCSSANKEPLDVDNRVPSCSGSLLPVEEAEQSLNDGSVRKETTPAEGGELLALAKLDGFRKQEPVLPDEDQTNKGCSCAAEDTECSLVQPALLRPKPIFPSKSRTLAMSKWNHFHQKPVVYPKTAQDQVQCSVQAPSLSSPFSSVSDRCTPSTLPPHARQSLGNSTPSLWAKTDPQSPLELSGAQNQQEPSEDNKEPVNFCLASKDLSPKMCATEELSSGRQNPSLSEDRSNNLDNASSKMPQFSGASDTHPSSVDSSELKEQLPKFTSQRPPYLPTKSGRRSLPLYLEGQGFSSQRLQPSPPCFKESLDHQTSADRSQSNPQHSQQNSRNFPNFPPPPRKPDSTPSSTRQEGESSSSSSLDLGLRTRTPSPIRRIPSPSGSASLSKSLATSCINQTISQSLTKKNGRLQSSLSQDSEPPQPPSASLPPLSGSALRFRSQSPVRKSPLGLAYPNRQPLGRSVSSLTEKSDRLGSTAPQLLHPSTAGPSPAPMISPPPFRSHRSMSPTVPVSLHQARKAGSKSSDLSHNNNNNNNNNNNNTDSDDKTADLVPIVCSAVTVRSSSTQNRLTRPFSSASEPSSRVPSPSPAGPQICSPPPIHPTQDSSRGKPHHHFLNPKPPPRSLTQDRSGSSSACSTPPCTSPRVTSPPPIPPSVTQSLRRPRGNSLPFISITDGCPSPSRSSRRSWGGGGGSTDSIDQDLGLSSSVKVYGNPTSCTSPSTTSPARSVSHNNSPDSLSAQEIATLAWPAVRQLRTKYAMEKEDHSPEREERPELEPDPPSGTSRSSLVCPYMGDPQRLPVGLADRPSTRCSGSGDPVQDNCRGGALKTSYSTTVNLQIGGSGKIAAFSIAQVSLTQTLAVVPESLSTRRVNVNGFTVESSANC from the exons CTCCCCCTCGCCCCTCCTCCGTTTCCTCTCTGGGCGGTATCGTTGCTCGAATGGCCTCTTCCGAGCCACTGTCCGGAGGGAGCTGCACTTCGGTCAACACGGTCTGCTCGGACAGCGACCGGCCGGTAAGCCTCAGCTCCTCTGCCTCATCCGCATCCCTCCCGGAGAGCCACGCCTCCTTCGGGAGCAGGGGCTCCCTGGGGGGGTCTCTCCCCTACGGCAGCACCCCTCAGTACCACGCACCCCAGCGCAACGGCAGCGACATCAGCCTGGACCTCACCCCCTTATCCCAGCTGGAGCCGAGGCCGGCAGGGGTCCTCCCCAGGCACCCCCTCTCTCCGTGGGCCAGCCAGCAGGAGGGTCGGCCCAAGCTgaccagagaggagagagtggtgCTGGAGATAGTGGAGACAGAGCAGGCGTATGTACAGGACCTGAAGAGCATTGTGGAG GACTATTTGGGGTGCATTATAGACTGTGGAGACCTGCCATTGAAGCCAGATGAAGTCAGCACCCTGTTCTGTAACATAGAAGACATCTACGAGTTCAACAG CGAACTCTTGGAGGATCTGGAGAGATGCAGCCACGCAGTGGCCATCGCGGAGTGCTTCGTGGAGAGG AGCGAAGCCTTTGACATTTATACACTGTACTGCATGAACTACCCCAA ctCTGTGGCAGTGTTACGGGAGTGTATGAAGACTGAGAGCCTGGTGCGTTTCTTTCGTGAgcgtcagaccagcctgtcccaTTCCCTGCCCCTGGAGACCTACCTGCTGAAGCCAGTGCAGCGGATCCTCAAATACCACCTCCTGCTGCAG GAGCTGCTGAAGCACTTTGATAAGAGCCAGTCGGGCTATGAGGTCATCGAGGAGGCTCTTATCACCATGACCGCAGTGGCCTGGTACATCAACGACATGAAGAGGAAGCAAGAGCATGCTGTCAGACTGCAG GAGATTGAGAGTGTCCTGTTGAACTGGGCCGGTCCGGACCTCAGCGGGTTTGGAGAGCTGGTTCTGGAGGGGACCTTCCGGGTCCAGCGGGTCAAGAAAGAGCGAGCTTTCTTCCTCTTTGACAAGATGCTCCTGATCGCCAAGAAGAGAGGCGACAGCTTCATCTACAGCACCCACATCTTC TGCTGTAACCTTCTGCTATGTGAGAACCTGAAAGACCCTCTGAGCTTCAAAGTGTCAGACCAGACCATCCCCAAGCAACAGTACATCGTGCAG ACGAGGAACCAGGAGGAGAAGCGGCTGTGGCTGCATTATCTGAAGAGGCTGATCGTGGAGAATCACCCTGCCTCCCTGCCACAGAAG GCCAGACAAGTACTAGGAGACAGCTGCCCACCGT ATCCACAAGCCATGCAGTTCAACTCCGAGACCCTCGGGAAACCCGCCTCCTCTCCCCGATTGGACGATTGCAGGGGTTACCACAGAGGGAGACGCCAATCAG AGCCTCCAGAGTTCCTGTACAGCCCAGAGAAGGCCAGGAAGCACGCCCCTCTGCTCAGTGTAGAGGGGAGCACCCCGTTCAGGAGAGGCAGGAGGCAGTCTG CTCCGGCGAAGGAGATCGAGAAAGCTTTCCCACAGAACT TGAAACTGAAG CACGCGGGCAGCGAGAGAGAGCTGCATCCCGCTGTCGAGCCAGTCTGCTCCTCCATCAGCACTAGCACGCTGGCCTCTTCCGTCATTGAGGTAGAGACCCGGGGGcgagaggaggtggaggaggaggaggaaacccCCACCCTCTCCATCACAGAGGAGATACTGGAGTTTATCAGCCAGAGCCGGGCTCGGGAGCTGGAGGAGGCAGGGGGTGGTGAGATGGCCCAGCCTCCAGCCGCCGAAGAG GGTCATCTGCAGGTGGATCCAGTGCTGGAAGAAGGAACCTCGGTGGACTTGGGGGCCACGGCTCAGGGGTTGAACAAGGAGGACCTGCAGTCCGCACTGGAAGTTGTCGATCTGGATGAAGAGGACTCCTCTGGGGGAGAGCCGCTGGGGAGCAGGGGGGAAGTGAGAGTGAAGGAACTGGAGCCTCATGCCCCGGCCAGCGAGTCttcagaggaggaagaggagggtaGGCTGGAGTCGGGACCATCTCCCCTTCACGTGCTGGAAGAACTGGAGCTGGAAGAGGGGGCCGGAGAACCAGAGACCCCGAATCCGGAGCGCTCGAACTTCGAGGAGGAACTGAACCTCGAGGGACCGACTGGGAATCCCTTCTCCCTCGAAGATGGCCCTGCCCAGGGTGTGGCTGCTGCTAATCGATCTGATCCCCTTCAGTCTGAAGCCAAAGCGACTTTGACCAAAGACGACCGCCTCTTGATCGAGAAGATAAAGAACTACTACGAGACGGGCGAGGCAATCGCCCCCCAGCTCCAGAGGAGAGACAGCATCTCCTTCATCCCCGCCGGGCTGGTCAAGGACTCTGTGTCCCGGTTCCACATCCTCGTCCAGCAGGACAGTATCTGTGAGTCAGAGGCGGGGAGGTCGGAATCCAGCGAGACGGAAGCGCGGCTGTCCCTCTGCCGGCAGACCTCCGCGGCAGAATCAAAGATGAGCGACTTCCGGGACACTCTGGAGGCAGAGAGGGAGTGGGGAGAAGAGGGAGGCAGGGATCCCAAGACAGAAAAAGCAAGAGGAGAAGGGGTCTGCCGCCAAGAGGAACCAGAAAGCGAGTACCGATCATGCACAGAGCTGATGAAAGTGTggaaggagaaagagagaagagCCAGCAGAAGGGACCAAGAAGGGACGGAAGCAAAGGATTTTGAGAAGACGGTTATTCAGGAAGACATATCGGAAGCAAATcggaaaggaggaggaggaggaggagaagaaatcTTCGGAATGGCGTCTTCGATAGGGCATTGTAAAACCGCCCTGGTTTCTGAGAGACAGCCGAATGAAGAATCCTGCTGTCCCCGAGAGGATCCCGGCCCATTCCCATCTCCAGATGTGACCGGGATCAGCCTGTacgagggagggggaggagagttCTGCCTGGCAGAGAACTCAGAGAAGATTATCAGCAAAGTGCAGATGCTGGCCCGCATGTACAGCGCCAGGATCGGCTGCTCGAAGACTCCTCTACACAGGAAGGTGTGGGAGAGGAGCAGGGGGCTGGCAGGGAGGAGGGAGATCGAAGAGACGGAGAAGAAGCCAGACTGCAAGGCGACAG GTGGTCTCAGGGTCCCGAGAGAACCGCAGCTGTATGGACACGTGATCATCCGGGAGCAGCTTTCCACGAACTACGTGCAAGAGAACCAGTACATCATCTCTGCAGCCAAGGAGAACGCCTGGGTGTTCGAGAGCAGCAACACCCGAACAGCACCTCATCGCCCAGGAACACTGGAACCTCATACAGAGGCTTCAGAATCTACAGAGCCAGCCAATGTGGACACCTCCAGACAGACAGATCCTCCGAAACCTGAACAGGCACGTCCGGTCACCCCCAGCACAGATCCCTCTCCGGAAGTCGCTGACTTTGAATTGAATTCCCAGCGCTCCTTAGAAGCAGTCCCCGGCATCCAAAGCCATCTTGAACCCGAGATCCATCCTGAAGTCGTGTGCAATCCAACAACGTACGACAACGAAAAGTCTGTTTCCGGAGCCCCGCTGCCCGTCTCGGAGAGTGCCTTTCGCGAGGAGTCATCGGCTTGTTCCCGAATCGACAAGCGGTTGGATTCCCGCTCTGCCACGTCTGTAGGGAAAGCAGAACAATCGTTGTGTTCCTCGGCGAACAAAGAGCCGTTGGACGTTGACAATAGGGTGCCGTCATGTTCTGGTTCCTTGCTTCCCGTTGAGGAAGCTGAACAGTCTTTGAATGACGGATCAGTGCGAAAAGAGACGACACCCGCTGAAGGGGGAGAACTTCTTGCCCTGGCCAAATTGGATGGCTTCCGTAAACAGGAGCCAGTTTTACCAGATGAGGATCAAACGAATAAAGGCTGCTCTTGTGCTGCTGAAGACACGGAGTGCTCCTTAGTCCAGCCAGCTCTGCTAAGACCAAAGCCTATCTTTCCCTCAAAAAGCAGAACGCTTGCCATGTCCAAATGGAATCATTTTCATCAGAAGCCGGTTGTCTACCCTAAAACAGCACAAGATCAGGTGCAATGTTCCGTACAGGCACCCTCCCTGTCCAGTCCCTTTTCATCTGTTTCAGATCGCTGTACCCCTTCCACACTGCCACCCCACGCAAGACAATCCTTAGGGAACTCTACCCCATCTTTGTGGGCAAAAACTGATCCACAGTCTCCTTTGGAACTGTCTGGAGCCCAAAACCAGCAGGAACCATCAGAAGATAACAAAGAACCAGTCAACTTCTGCTTGGCATCCAAAGATCTTTCACCCAAAATGTGCGCCACTGAAGAGCTGAGTTCAGGCAGGCAGAACCCTAGTCTTTCGGAAGACCGCTCCAACAACCTGGATAATGCGTCTTCAAAGATGCCTCAATTTAGCGGAGCATCAGATACACATCCTTCGAGTGTCGACTCCTCTGAGCTGAAGGAACAGCTGCCAAAGTTCACCAGCCAAAGACCTCCTTACCTGCCGACCAAGAGTGGGAGAAGAAGCTTGCCACTCTACTTGGAAGGACAAGGATTCTCCAGCCAGAG GTTGCAGCCCTCACCTCCCTGTTTTAAGGAGTCCCTGGATCACCAAACATCAGCGGACAGGAGCCAATCAAACCCCCAGCATTCCCAACAGAATTCCCGGAACTTCCCAAATTTCCCGCCTCCACCCAGAAAACCAGACAGCACCCCATCCTCAACCAGACAGGAAGGGgagtcctcctcctcctcctctctagACCTCGGCCTGAGAACTCGGACTCCCTCTCCCATCCGTAGAATCCCGTCTCCTTCCGGCTCTGCCTCTCTGTCCAAATCCCTCGCCACTTCCTGCATCAACCAGACCATCAGCCAGAGCCTGACCAAAAAGAACGGGCGCCTCCAGTCTTCCCTCTCGCAGGACTCCGAGCCGCCCCAGCCACCCAGCGCGTCCTTGCCTCCGCTCTCCGGGTCCGCCCTGAGGTTCCGATCCCAGTCTCCCGTAAGGAAATCCCCTTTGGGTCTGGCTTATCCGAACAGGCAGCCCCTGGGTCGCTCTGTTTCCAGTTTGACTGAGAAATCCGACCGACTCGGCTCCACCGCGCCACAGCTTCTCCACCCTTCCACCGCTGGTCCTAGCCCCGCTCCCATGATCTCCCCACCCCCCTTCCGCAGCCACAGGTCCATGTCCCCAACCGTGCCAGTTAGCCTCCACCAGGCTCGCAAGGCTGGATCTAAAAGCTCTGACCTctcacacaacaacaacaacaacaacaacaacaacaacaacaatactgaCAGTGATGATAAAACAGCCGATTTGGTTCCGATAGTGTGTTCTGCTGTTACTGTGAGATCTTCCTCTACTCAGAACCGTCTGACCAGGCCCTTCTCTTCCGCATCAGAGCCTAGCTCAAGGGTCCCATCCCCTTCTCCTGCTGGGCCTCAAATCTGCTCACCCCCGCCCATCCACCCAACCCAAGACAGCTCGAGAGGAAAGCCGCACCACCATTTTTTGAATCCCAAACCGCCACCTCGTTCCCTCACCCAGGACCGCTCGGGGTCGTCCTCTGCCTGCTCCACACCTCCTTGCACCAGCCCTCGAGTCACGTCCCCGCCCCCCATCCCGCCTAGCGTTACGCAGTCCCTGCGCAGACCCAGGGGGAACAGCCTGCCCTTTATAAGCATCACAGATGGATGTCCCAGCCCCTCCCGGAGCAGTCGGAGGTcctggggaggaggtggtggcaGCACGGACAGTATTGACCAGGATTTGGGGCTGTCGTCCTCGGTGAAGGTGTACGGCAACCCCACTTCTTGCACGAGCCCCAGCACCACGTCTCCGGCTAGATCTGTCAGTCACAACAACAGTCCTGACAGTCTCAGTGCTCAGGAGATTGCCACCCTCGCTTGGCCGGCCGTCCGACAGCTTCGGACCAAGTACGCCATGGAGAAGGAGGACCACTCTCCCGAAAGAGAGGAACGGCCAGAGCTAGAGCCAGACCCACCGAGCGGCACTTCCAGATCCAGCCTCGTGTGTCCCTACATGGGCGACCCCCAGCGTTTGCCCGTGGGTCTAGCTGACCGACCCTCCACCCGTTGCTCAGGCTCTGGGGACCCAGTGCAGGATAACTGCAGGGGTGGGGCACTGAAAACCAGCTACTCCACCACCGTCAACCTCCAGATCGGAGGCAGCGGGAAGATAGCTGCTTTCAGCATC